A genomic window from Gossypium hirsutum isolate 1008001.06 chromosome D12, Gossypium_hirsutum_v2.1, whole genome shotgun sequence includes:
- the LOC107946448 gene encoding uncharacterized protein, protein MKMSNSATMGASKRRLSSRGLGGVLREQRAKLYIIRRCVVMLLCWHD, encoded by the coding sequence ATGAAGATGAGCAATTCTGCTACCATGGGGGCCTCAAAGAGAAGGCTATCAAGCAGAGGCCTTGGAGGGGTTCTCCGAGAGCAAAGGGCTAAGCTTTATATTATACGAAGATGCGTTGTTATGCTCCTTTGCTGGCATGATTGA